Part of the Flavobacterium sp. KS-LB2 genome is shown below.
TGATCTTTACCTTTTTTATCTAAACCATAAGCAAGTGCAGCTGCAGTTGGTTCGTTGATAATACGCATTACTTTAAGACCTGCAATTTCACCCGCTTCTTTCGTAGCTTGACGTTGCGCATCATTAAAGTAAGCTGGAACAGTAATAACTGCTTCAGTAACAGTTTGACCTAAATAGTCCTCAGCTGTTTTTTTCATTTTTTGAAGTGTCATAGCTGACAATTCTTGAGCAGTGTATAAACGACCATCAATATCCACACGTGGTGTATTGTTGTCCCCTTTTACTACTTTGTAAGAAACTCTTTTTGCTTCAGCTGTAATTTCTGAAAAAGAGTGACCCATAAAACGTTTGATAGAAGCAATAGTCTTAGTTGGATTAGTTACCGCTTGTCTTTTAGCAGGATCTCCTACTTTAATTTCTCCACCTTCAACAAAAGCGATGATAGATGGTGTTGTTCTTTTTCCTTCTGCATTAGGAATAACAACTGCTTCATTACCTTCCATTACAGAAACACAAGAGTTGGTCGTACCTAAATCAATTCCGATTATTTTACCCATTTTTAATATATTTAATTTTATTGTATACTTGTTTTAATGACTCGAAGTCGATAAGTCAATCTTTGTGCCAATACAAAATGGTCTATTAAATTGTCAGTTTATGTTAAAATTGGCGTAAAAAAATCTGACAAGATGACATTTCAGAGAGTTTGTCATTCTGGCGGAAGTCGGAATTTTAGGAGCTCTCCCCCGCTCTCCGCTCTATCTTTATGTTCTTAAAGAAAGAACATAAAGGATGCTGCTGCTATCGGGGCTAGGAAATCTGATTCCTAAGTTTATTTATTTTCATTCGATTACTTTAGAATTTCAATACTAGTAATTCGTAATAAATGAACTACATTAGCAGAACAATAGGAAAGCTATTTTTGGCGCTAAGCAACCTGATTTTGGTTGGATATGCGCTCGTTTATAGCGGGTATATACAAGTTAGCAAACATTTTAACAGAACGCAATTGGAAAAGTTAAATCCTAATAACATACAAGAACTAAAAGACCATTTAGCGAGTCTTCCACCTGAATATGTAGAAAGAAGGAATCAGGAACAAATTGAAGAAAACAAAATTATGTTTGCGGAATTTGAAGATGCTTTTTCAAAATCTTGTTGTTTTCTATGTGGAAATAAACTTGAAAAATTTTATCCCGGCGAACCTTGTTTTCATTGGTTCTTAAGACCTAAAGACATTCGTAAAAAAGATTTTAATAATTATTTATCTGAACCCATTGGCTTTTTTAAACTGGAAAGTTATTTGAGATGGGTAGCTACAACTGAAAATTTCATTAAGAATATAAATGACTTGGAAAGTGAAACTTCCAAAAGTAAATTGAGAGAAGTTACGATAAAATATAAAAATATTGAATGGTCGTTACATTATGGTAAAACTGATTTGGAAGGTCATTCAAATTCAAAAAATGCAGATTTCCCTCATTATCATATACAAATGCTAATTGACGGAAACCCATTCATTAGATTTAACGATTTTCATATTCCTTTTTCCAAATATGATTTAATAGATATTAAATTAATGAATGAAGCTAGCGACATAATAAAATTCGGGCATAGTCGAGCACCTGGAATGTCTGTTCTTGAAGATGAAGAATTGCTCAACGAAATGGACCAATTAATGGTTGCATCCGATAATCCCGACGCTGCGACTTTTAATACACAAACTATGGCATCAATGCCTGAAGGTATGACAATGTCTGGAGAAAAGTTACAAGAAATGTTTAAAGAAAATCTTGAAACTAAAGTTCCTTTACGACATTTAATTAAAAAGTATTTTCCAGAAGTTAATATTGTGACAAATATAGAACCGGGTGATGGATTCCCTGATAAAAAAACTAGAAATAAAAGATAAAAAACATTTGCTAACAGCTGTTTTGAGCTAGCTGGAGTTTAGTGGAATTACCGTTTCGCATCAAGTTTTCGTTAAGCCGAAAATTGAGCGATTACGAACTTCCAGCCATCTCAAAGCCGGAACATTAGCGGTAATAAAACCTCAAAATCAAGAGTCTATAACCCATTTTTTTTTACATTTGACACATTAAGCACTACAGCAATTAAGTATTCCAAGTATTTTCTCGAGTGTTGACTTCAAGCCTATATCCTTTGCCACGGATAACAACAATTTTGATATTAGGATCAAGCTCCAGTTTTTTTCTAAGTTTTGATATGAACATATCCAGACTACGCCCCACAATAACACCTTCATCTTCCCAAATCTCTTTTTGCAGTCGGCTTCTCGCGATAATCTCGTTGGGAGACGATGCAAACATAAGCAATACACGGGTTTCCGTTCCAGTAAGGTCTGTTGTCTTTCCATCTATAATAAGTTTCCTATTTTTGGCATCAAACAACACTGAGTCCAAAGCAAACATATTAGTTTGTTGACCGTCAGGTAAAGTTTTTCGTGAAGTAATAGATCTCCAAAAAATAAAACCTACAAATGCTAAAAATGACAGGCTAACCAAAACGTATCCATTTTCTTCTATAGTTATTCCATTCGGTTTGAACTTAATGTTAATCCTATAACAGGCTTTGGGTTGCCTTCTTCCTATACAAGTTACAATATCATCTTTTTTATTTTTGGATATAGCATAGCCATAGATTATACTTGAGTTATCACAGTTCAGAACATTAACTATATAATTATTGGAGAGTGGCACGTTGTCCAAAAAACGCTGGGTAGAACTCATTAGGGAGTCCGGTAGAAAAGTAAGTTCGTTCTCAAAGCTAATTTGGTATTCATTTTCTGCGATCTTTTTTATAGGGAGCACCCTTGATGTACTATCACCAGACTGAAGGAGTATTTCATGCCCAATCCTACGTAGTAAAACTACCCTTCTAGAAATAGTATAATCATCTTTATCCACCGTCACGAAAGCCACACAGATTACAGCAATAAATAATAGCAGTATCGACCCGAAAAGGTAATTGCGTTTTCCAGAAAGAAAATTTCGACTATCATGCATAGAGTCAAGTTTTTATTTACAAAGTTTACATTTTTATTTACAATTTTAATCACTCAAACCGAAAAATATCGAAGTAATTTAGCTGCTTAAAACTTAAAAAGAGATAAAACTATGTCATTAATTAAATCTACAAAAAATAGGAA
Proteins encoded:
- a CDS encoding winged helix-turn-helix domain-containing protein translates to MHDSRNFLSGKRNYLFGSILLLFIAVICVAFVTVDKDDYTISRRVVLLRRIGHEILLQSGDSTSRVLPIKKIAENEYQISFENELTFLPDSLMSSTQRFLDNVPLSNNYIVNVLNCDNSSIIYGYAISKNKKDDIVTCIGRRQPKACYRINIKFKPNGITIEENGYVLVSLSFLAFVGFIFWRSITSRKTLPDGQQTNMFALDSVLFDAKNRKLIIDGKTTDLTGTETRVLLMFASSPNEIIARSRLQKEIWEDEGVIVGRSLDMFISKLRKKLELDPNIKIVVIRGKGYRLEVNTRENTWNT